A single region of the Rattus rattus isolate New Zealand chromosome 8, Rrattus_CSIRO_v1, whole genome shotgun sequence genome encodes:
- the Ucn2 gene encoding urocortin-2 → MMTRWALVVFMVLMLDRVPGTPIPTFQLLPQNYPETTPSSVSSESPSDTTTGPSASWSNSKASPYLDTRVILSLDVPIGLLRILLEQARNKAARNQAATNAQILARVGRR, encoded by the coding sequence ATGATGACCAGGTGGGCACTGGTGGTGTTTATGGTCCTGATGTTGGATAGGGTCCCAGGAACCCCTATCCCCACCTTCCAGCTCCTCCCTCAGAACTATCCGGAGACAACTCCCAGCTCTGTGTCCTCAGAGAGCCCCTCAGATACCACCACTGGGCCCTCAGCTTCCTGGAGCAACTCTAAAGCCAGCCCTTACCTGGACACCCGTGTCATACTCTCCCTGGATGTCCCCATTGGCCTCCTGCGGATCTTACTGGAACAGGCTCGGAACAAGGCTGCCAGGAATCAGGCTGCTACTAATGCCCAAATACTAGCCCGTGTTGGCCGCCGCTGA